The stretch of DNA tgatAGTTAAAATTTAAGGCTAGCAAGAGAGGGCATCCAAACCATATGGCCCTCGAGGAAGAGACGTATTGCCTGTCGCAGGAGATAATGGTTACAAATTTTCCAAGGGTAGGTTGAGTTTCCAAAGGGCTTTCCACTTCTTGTTATTATCACCATTCCTCCCAAAGGAATTCGTATACcttttttattgagaagtttcTCTGTGTCATCTCTCCAAACAAATTTATCATTCTCCGCCAATGAAGGATTGGTCTAGCCAGAAGTTCACTAAGACCCCTGTCCTGTCATCAAGATGCGTACTCAGGATGCTGATGTCCCGGTCTTGACCGAAAATTCTCAAGACCAAGACCACACCTTACCGCTCCATATTGGACCCCCAAGGAATCCGAGGGGTTTGCTCAAAAGATATCCGTGACATTGCTCAGCTAGAACACTTGCAGGTATTTCTGGTTGCAATTTTAGGTATTTCGTGCGTTAGGCAAATCATGGTTCATGGGAATTGCCAAGAAATTTATCAAGACCCAAAGTTCATAATTGGCCAACTCAACCTTAGTGCAACAAGAAAGAATCAAAGTGACTATCTAACCAAATCAGAATGGATGTCTATGGGAATTTTTGCTTTTGGAATTGTCATAATATGCATAACTCAAACAATGTAGAACTACATATAGTCCAAAATTTAGAAGTCGAGTGAATCATCTCCCTTCGCTCTATGATTTACATGCAACACATTTTTAATCAGTTCTTGAATAAGGTGGAAAATGATatttatggaaacataatctggAAGTGAAAGGTAATATATCTGCATAATTTTCTAGATCCTCCTTTCAAAATCACCTATTTGTTTTAGTATACCTATCAAACAGTGACGCCTGAAACCAATTCGCTGCTTTCAAGACTATTTTCGGCAGGCAAAGGAGTACGTGGAGCTCTATCTGCAGCCATATTTAATCGTAGAGGTCGACCTTCAACCTCCTACAAGCATGACCATATTGAAACACACATTAAAAAGGGAAACAAACTTCAATGCTGAGTTATTCAGTAACAGACTCTTACCACTCCATTCGTGGCAGTTAGCGCAGACTCAACGGTCTCTGCTGACTCAAAGGAAATGAATCCGAAACCACGAGACCTTCCTGTGTCCTTTTCATAGATGACTTTAGCACTCAACAAGCCTGGTTGGCTATCAAATGCGTCTCTGAGACCTTCTGAAGTGACACGCCAACCTAGGTTTCCCGCATAGATCTTGTAAGGGCTGTCGATAAAGCTTGTGTAACTTCTCCGAATCCTTGGTCCCATTACTTCCCTCTCACCTCCTCTTGGGACCTCCGGGAAGTTCACCTTCACTGTCCGACCTCCGACTTGCTGTTAGCAATTAGGAACAAACAGTTTACTAGTAAGTCAAAATGGAATATCCCACATAAATGGTGctccaaaaatcaaataaatacccTTCAATTGAAAACCTAATAATCATATAATCTAATTGAATCTGACATTAGAGGATGGAAGAGTAGAGGGTTTTTGTGTGGTTTTAGGAGTGTTGACCGTTAGAAGAAGATCAATCATGCAGGATCCAAATATTAGCTCTTTAGAGCAATATTTGCTCTGATATCATAACAGATAAACATAGTTAATCTAAGACTAAGTTGAGATAATGATTAAAACCGGAATTCAAACTGAAGTACTTCTAACAGTCAACACCAAATGTTTAATCAGGCAATGCAAACAAATTAGTGATAAAAAGAAGGAGAAGCTACTTTATGGTCTTTTCGTCTATACATTTATAATATTTCATTGGGAATTGAAGGTTCAAGCAATGGCTAATGTAGAAAGTCAAAATAAAACTCTATTATTGAACTTACAGATCCATCAAACAGTCTAATTGCTTCTTTGGCCTCATCAACGCTCCCCATTGTTACAAAGCCAAATCCCCTGCTCCTATCCGTAACTCGATCATAAACAAtctattaaacaaaattaaacaagaaaaaaccattagccaaagaaaaaaaaaagaacaaggaaAATAAAGTAGGATAACCCAAAATCGAATGGTaaacaataagaaaaaaaaatccacaaACCTCCACTTTAGCAACACTACCAGCCTCACTAAAAATCTCAGTTAACTCAGAAGAAGTCATTGAATAAGGCAAATTCCCAACATACAACTTTCCTTCTTCACCGCCAGACTCTGAAACCTTATCTTCTTCAGCTTCCTCTTGTTGTCGTTGTTCTTCAAGGTCTTGAGTTTCTGTTTCTGAGTATTCTTCTCCACTGCTTTGGTCATCTTCATTAACTTGAAAGCTGTCAAAAGCTGCTGAAAAGCAGGGCAGACGTGGGAGAGATAAGTTAAGAGACAAAGGAAGGGAATTGAGGCTTTGGGTTTTGAGGTTGGAAGGTTTTAACTGCTTAGAGCTAAGTCTTGAAGGAAGGAAGTGAATTgatgaagaaaaaagagaggaGGGTTTGGTGTTATTGTAGAGTGAAGAAGAGACAGCTGCAACACCGGCTGCCATGGAGAGTGTAGGAGCTGACATATTTCTCCAAAGAGAAGAAATGGATGACCAATGGAAACAATGAAAAGAAATGGGATATTCTGAAAGGAATTAAAATGGGAAATGGCTGGAAGATGGATAAGGTTCGGCAGTATTTTTTTCTGTCTTTCCATTGAAGTGTCCTTCGTTGGTGTTGGTCCAGAATCTGGATTATCGACTTTGGGTTGGATTCTAGTTGGGCCACATGAAACTAGTAAAACATGAACCCATTATGTTTCTTTAGGGATTTCCTTTGCAATTTTCCTTtggtttaataaataatttagtattgtatttgataaaaattaaacattttggtACATAAAGGTAACCGTgcttaggggtgagcattcgatcgaatcgaatcgaatcgaatcgaaaattttcaagttaatcgagttttcgaatctcattttatcatcctaactttatttgaagttttctcgaattgagtcgtgtgagatggaatttgaatcaaatcgaatcgaatatattagttcgagttaaattttaaaaaataattttgggtccttgtaaccattgtcacccatcgtaataaaattcgtccaccttaatcaaattttttattaactttcatcacttcatagtttatttattaattttttatatactggttagcttctttgtttgcttagttgtttcaattatcttcatatttttgtcactatgtattttagaattaaaaaatatattaaatgtaaaaatatgattgtttaataaaagttattttaaaaataaaatgtgaaattgataccaatataaaattttaacacgaatattttatggcataattaataattcaattttaatataaatattcaatatgactaaacaattcaataatataaataatataaaatgtgaaatttaatttaataatataaatagtagatataaataaaattattactatttatgtttagtgattttttttggataaattgattttgtatttgagagtaaagggtgagaagtaaaagtttaggggaaaagtaaaaagttttggggaataaaagtttgagggaaagtaaataggggggagtaaaattttggagggaaaatattaaaaaaaaattggaggggggagggtttgggatagatgggaggtgggatgagaagggaataaaagttttagggaaaaagtgggagggagtaaaaattttgggggaaaataaaaggttttgagggttttggggagtaaaattttgagaaaaaataaatgggagagtaaaattttggtgggaaatggattttgggtagattggggggttgggaggggaggggagtaaaagttttggagggaaagtgggaaggagtaaaagtttggagggaaaagtaaaaaggtttgggagtttggggtaaaaatgtaaaatattatagtttgatattcgaattattcgagttattcgagttattcgagttattcgaattcgaaaactcaactcgattcgaactcgaaattcgaaaaaaattcgagttaacttgaataactcgattcgtttaactcgaaattcgaatttttttttgattttttcgagtcgaCTCGAGTTTTGCTTACCTCTAACAGTGCTAACTTTTTAGTATAAAATTTGGGTTTTAGAGTTAAGTTGATGAAAATTTATagttaactaataatattaagaatTAACTTTCATCAGATCAACCTTAAAACTCGAATTAAATCATATCAAGCATattgtatttgataaattaaacaca from Gossypium hirsutum isolate 1008001.06 chromosome D04, Gossypium_hirsutum_v2.1, whole genome shotgun sequence encodes:
- the LOC107899408 gene encoding RNA-binding protein CP33, chloroplastic, with amino-acid sequence MSAPTLSMAAGVAAVSSSLYNNTKPSSLFSSSIHFLPSRLSSKQLKPSNLKTQSLNSLPLSLNLSLPRLPCFSAAFDSFQVNEDDQSSGEEYSETETQDLEEQRQQEEAEEDKVSESGGEEGKLYVGNLPYSMTSSELTEIFSEAGSVAKVEIVYDRVTDRSRGFGFVTMGSVDEAKEAIRLFDGSQVGGRTVKVNFPEVPRGGEREVMGPRIRRSYTSFIDSPYKIYAGNLGWRVTSEGLRDAFDSQPGLLSAKVIYEKDTGRSRGFGFISFESAETVESALTATNGVEVEGRPLRLNMAADRAPRTPLPAENSLESSELVSGVTV